The Verrucomicrobiota bacterium DNA segment TTGCGCCGCGTTTGCGGGCGCAGACCAACTTCTTTCTCGCGCCCGGCACCGCGGAAATAGCTCGAACTCTGGAGCAAATCGCGCAGCGCGCGAATCCTTTTGACAATCCGTTCCAAAACGAGCTCCGGGCCAGACGCCTTGAAACCGCTCTGGCCCAGACGCCGAGTGTTCAAGACCGAATCCGTCTGCTGGGGAACTATAGCAAGGAATTGTTGTATGCCGGCCGCAGCGTGGAAGCGATCAAGGCGTTCCAGGAGCTTGAATCCCTGACCGCAAAGCACGACCCCGGTTTTTTCAAACTGCAGAACGGAACCAACAAACTGATCCTGCACAGTTACCTGGCCACGGCTTATCTGCGCGTCGCAGAGCAGGACAACTGTCTGACCAACCACACGGCCGAGTCCTGTGTCTTTCCGATCGCCGGAACCGGGGTGCACAAAACCGAGCGCGGTTCCCGCGCGGCGCTTGGGGTTCTCACGAATTTGCTGGAGGAGTTCCCGGGGGATCTCGGAACCCGCTGGCTGCTGAATCTGGCGCACATGACCCTCGGAGAATATCCCGCCAAAGTCCCGGCCCGCTGGCTGATTCTTCCTCAAACCTTTGCTTCGGACTACGACATCAAACGCTTCGTGGACGTCGCCGGGAATCTGGGGCTCGACGTCGAGAATCTGTCCGGCGGCACGATCCTGGATGATTTCGACAACGACGGTTATCTCGATCTCATCACCTCTTCCATCGGCTTGCGCGATCAGCTCCATTATTTTCGCAACAACGCCAACGGCGCCTTCACGGAGCGAACGCCGGAAGCGGGTCTCGTTGGCGAAGTAGGCGGGTTGAACTTGATTCAAGCCGACTACAACAACGACGGGGTCGTCGATTTCCTGGTGTTGCGCGGCGGCTGGATGGGACGCGGCGGGCGCCATCCGAAATCGCTGCTGCGCAATAACGGGAACGGCACGTTCACCGACGTCACAAAGGAAGCCGGCCTGCTGAGTTTTCATCCCACGCAAACGGCGGTCTGGTTCGATTTCAATAATGACGGCTGGCTCGATTTGTTCGTGGGGCATGAATCCACACCCGAAGAGCAGCATCGCTCGGAACTGTATCGAAACAACGGCGACGGCACTTTCACGGAGTGCGGAGAGTTTTTCGGCCGCCGCCATTTCGGTTTTGTCAAAGGCGTCGTGAGCGGGGACTTCAACAATGACGGATGGCCGGACCTTTACCTCTCGCAGCAAAGCGAGCCAAACGTCCTCTATCGCAACGACGGCCCGGCGAATCCTTCGGTGGGAGCGAAAGGTCCCTGGAAGTTTACGAACGTCGCCCAGGCTGCCGGTGTCACCGAACCGTTGTGGAGTTTTCCGGCCTGGTTCTTTGATTACGACAACGACGGCTGGTTGGACTTGTTCGTGATGGGTTACGGATCGACGCTCGTCGGCGATATCGCGGCCGATTATCTGGGGCTGCCCTCGAATGGCGTGCGCGCCCGGCTCCATCGCAACAACCGCGACGGGACTTTTGCGGATGTCACGAAAGCGGCGCGTCTGGACAAAGTGCTCCTGGGCATGGGCTGCAACTTCGGCGACTTCGATAATGACGGCTGGCTGGATTTCTACATCGGCACCGGAAATCCGGACCTGTCCGTGCTCGTGC contains these protein-coding regions:
- a CDS encoding CRTAC1 family protein, which codes for MKLICPRCARAALFLAFGTIFIFAPRLRAQTNFFLAPGTAEIARTLEQIAQRANPFDNPFQNELRARRLETALAQTPSVQDRIRLLGNYSKELLYAGRSVEAIKAFQELESLTAKHDPGFFKLQNGTNKLILHSYLATAYLRVAEQDNCLTNHTAESCVFPIAGTGVHKTERGSRAALGVLTNLLEEFPGDLGTRWLLNLAHMTLGEYPAKVPARWLILPQTFASDYDIKRFVDVAGNLGLDVENLSGGTILDDFDNDGYLDLITSSIGLRDQLHYFRNNANGAFTERTPEAGLVGEVGGLNLIQADYNNDGVVDFLVLRGGWMGRGGRHPKSLLRNNGNGTFTDVTKEAGLLSFHPTQTAVWFDFNNDGWLDLFVGHESTPEEQHRSELYRNNGDGTFTECGEFFGRRHFGFVKGVVSGDFNNDGWPDLYLSQQSEPNVLYRNDGPANPSVGAKGPWKFTNVAQAAGVTEPLWSFPAWFFDYDNDGWLDLFVMGYGSTLVGDIAADYLGLPSNGVRARLHRNNRDGTFADVTKAARLDKVLLGMGCNFGDFDNDGWLDFYIGTGNPDLSVLVPNRAFRNAEGRFFQDVTTSGGLGHLQKGHGVAFGDIDQDGDQDVFINLGGAYSGDVYRDALFQNPGHGNHWLVLKLEGVQSNRSAIGARVKVTVETETGDRAIHKTVGSGGSFGCSPLRQEFGLGQAKSIRQVEIFWPVTRKTQIVRNLELDRMYRIQEDRADAVAWNLKSFKMDGEGRAHHHHGHQP